TACAATAAAGTACAATTGTATGCTTGAAATCAGACTcagggaagacagaaagaaaataaaaattcaacatagatagatagatagatagatagattaaaatattatataatatacaaaATGTTAAGATAACTAACTTTATTCTGGGGAGTTTTTCCACAATTCCAATTATGACATAACTATAGTTATTATAAattatgagttttttttatcataatgtattattaatttggatattttttccCTAAAAACTAATatctacaaatattttttttccaatcaatcCATTTTATCCATCCGTCTCTAAACCTGCCATTATCCTTTATACAATATACTGGCAGGCTATATATTATATACCTTAAACGAAATTACATATCTTAACAGCGAATACATGCATAATTTGTTTATACCTTGCACATTTTCTGTAtgcaatgaaattaaaaaataaaataaaaaatacagtaagcCATAGAGAGGAAGGAAGTCGTGGAATCTCGTTCATCGGTCTGTTTCACTGGGGACAAAATTGGAGGTAACACTCGTGATTTATACTTCTTCACACATTACAGAACAGGCTTTCTTGGGACGCTGACGAAGTTTAgtttgcattttgtaatttgacATATGTCCAAATGAATGTAGCCGCCCTGATAAAGCACTAGCGCATTCGCGTGTGTAATTTTAGCGAGATAAAGTCTCATGTCCCGCCCGTGTCACCAAATTAGCATCTTCAGCGACCTGTTGCCGGGCTACCAGCGCCATCCCGAACCCGGAGGTGACACTCGGGAGTCAGAGATGTAACGAAACTACGTGAAAAGGTGAGttgatttaatgttttgacCGGACAGTTAAGAGTACCAGCTGAAGTATAGAGAAACTGCTGTTCTCGaatgtatttctgtctttgccGTCCGTGTTGGTCTTGATTGTGGGATTGTGCAAAATTATGTGCCATTGTTTTTCCTATACCCCTCAGACTTAGTTTTACTTGCAAAAATACCAGCTTTCTGTACCAAGTTATAGAGAGGACAAAATTCTgactgaggagagaaaatgcAAGTTACAGGAATGTAAATTAGCGTAGccctggaaaaaacacagaccGTTATATGCTCCCCATGCAGTCTGAACTAATCTAGACTATTAGTAAGGTACTGTGAGGACCACATTAAACAGATTCTGAAAGGGTTATAACATTTTCCACGTTTGTTGGTTGTAACCAATTCAGTGGTCTGTCCAGTCGAACCCCCGACCCTTTTAGTCTCTTAATTTCAGTCACTCGCATTTATTTTGGATAATTTAAGAGACGCAGTTTGTAAATTGCGCCTCCATAACTCTTTGAGTGCCTGCCAGAGCTGCCCCTGGCGTGTTTTCCTTAACTGACTCCTGCTTCCTAATTTTTTAGATGAATAATCATGCAACATGTCATCTGTTCACCAAATgtgaaagcagagaaaatggAAGGAGCTGAAAAATCTTCAACATCAGTGAATAACCAACAGGTTTCACAGGTCTGCAGCGTAGCCTGCTGCAGTGACagaacatttataaaatgatcagttttgtgtgtgtgggggggggattCTGACTTAGCAAATACTTAACTGTGTGCTGTGGGGACATTTTAATCAGTTCCTTCTCTTAAGTGATATCCAAATCCAAGTCATTAAAAAGCCACATGGTAATGAGGAAGCTGGAGGAAATGAGCAGaaatgagacttttttttggataaacTCAGTCTGCACCATATGTTTTTGCATGGCTGTTGCAGCCTTCTACTATTCATTACCATCTATctgtttttcaattaatcatgttctcaaacataaaatgacttttttaaacTATAATATTATTCATTGACAGGAAGCCTGCTCTAAGAAGAGTTCAACATGTCCTCTGAAGAGGAGACTTCTcagacttcctcctcctcctcctcatcacctcCTTCAGCCTCACACTTCATCGGGAAGAAGGAGGACATTGTGAAGGCAGGGCGCGTGACCAAGCTGGTGAATGGATCCAGAGATATACTGGTCCTGTACCACCAGGGGAAGCTTCATGCAATGGACATGCGCTGCTACCGTAAGCActgagtgtgtgggtgttgtTTGTGTTAACATAACACATATAAAGTTACAATTTTTGACATTCCTGATGTTTTTTCAAGTGAGTTTTGAGGTGTGGAATTTACTCAGCAATGGCTCATCACATGTTTGAAACACTGATTGAGAAACACTGCTGTGTATAATGACACTTGTTTTTCTACTGTCAGACTCAGGTGGTGCATTACAGTATGGAGACATTGAGGTGAGTTGCCTACTATTTTCTCTGAATATTGGAATGAgttcactaaaaaaaacaatttgtcagGCACTATATGACACACAGCCAATGTAAATACTTATAGATGACTCTCAATACCTATAATCTTTGTTGTGAGTTTGTCAGAAAGCTCTTGTTCAAGCTTTTTTTGCGTATAAAATAGTTGCCACTACAGCTGCTGCTATTATATCTTGTATCTGTAATCACCTTCATGCTGTGCCACCATTAGGAGTTTAATGGGCGGCTATGCATCGTGTGTCCGTGGCACAAGTACAAGATCACACTTGCAGAAGGGGAAGGGCTATACCAAGCTGTGGATGATCCTACAGCCAAACCCCTGAGAACAAATTGGCGTTCCAAGGGTGTCAAACAGAGGATTCACAAGGTCACTGAGGTCAACGGGGATGTATATGTAGTGCTGAACAACTCCAGCGAGGCCATCGACTCAGACGCCTACCAGACTGAGAAATACAGGACTGTCCTACTCAAGGCTGAGCCAAAACCCAAGCCCAAGAAATAGCTAGATACTCGAGGATTCGTTAATTATACGACTAAAAATACTTGGATGCTTCAAGGACAATTTggaaaagctttgtttttaatagGGGAAACATCAAAAGCTTCAAGAGGAGGATGTTCAGGATTTGTATTGTTTCAGTCTGGTTTGTAGAAAACATTGCATTATTGCAGATATTGATCAAAtcagtaaatatttaatgtataaaTTTCTGGCCTTTTTGACtatattcaaaaacattttgttttgttacagaaTATTGGGGATTATAACtattaaataattttgaaaaatatactgtttatttttggtaGAAACtattactgattatttttatgtcGCCGCAAGTTTCTCCTGTAGAGTAGGTAATCCGATCAGATTTTGTAGTACCTTCCTGCAAAATTGCatattaaagttttttgttAATACTTGACTCCCTTGATGAAGTTCGATTGaacttgtgttgtgtgttgtggaGCGAAATGACAAAATTGATGGTCTTGTTTGTATAACTGCTAAAATGATGAAGTaaaatactttacttttgatacttaaagtacgttttgctgataatacttatgtTCTTTTACTTAGGTGGTGCATTacagttagattttttttaaatgcaggactatacgagtatttttacattgagGTTTTGCTACTTAACGTGAAAGATGCCGTATACTAAACTACAACCAAACGGGCGCTGGGGGGCAGCAGTGCACCATGGGGGTATTTAGTCTAAGTAGAAGAAGACAAACTATGAGGTCGCAGCCCGGTGATGCGTAGAGACTCAACAGTATGGCTTCAGAGGTGGGAAATTCGTGTAACTAAACTGATTGTATGTTCAGaaattcaactgtttttttacTAAAGCATACATTGTCAGAATATCCAGATTCAAAGGTTCggattttgtttacattttcaggtCAAAGATGTAAGCTAACGGAAGGTAAAGCTGCGGGACaacaacagttttgttttttttccgctTTTTGGTGTCACCTCGTTTCAAACAAATATCCGGCTGCGATGGCCTCAGGTAACGTCGTGTCTCGTCTGTTTTGTGTTATCTACTCTTGGAGAGGAGCTGGTCAGCTTCTTCACCGAGCAGAGCTGCGTTGTGTTGCTCAAGTGTTTCCGCATTGTTTGCAGAGGATGAAGTCAGTCTGCTGGTCATCGTCGTGGATGTCAATCCGATATGGTGGGGGCAGCAAGCTCAACGCCAGCCAGAGGTAGTGCCGTTACCTCAGGTGTTATTCGAAATCATAAACGTatccctgctgctgctttgtaAATGCTGGCTGAGTCTGAGCAACACCCACTGTCCTCCTGTCTCCGTCCAGTTCACCCTGTCCAAGTGTCTGGATGCAGTCATGGTGATGGGGAACTCCCATATGGCCATGACCAGGACAAACAAGCTGGCTGTCATCGCAAGCCACTGTCAAGACAGGTAACTTTATAGCACAGTTTCCTGTGgaggaaagtaactaagtagaAATACTTTGGCACAATTTGGAGGCACTTGTACTTGtgcttgagtatttccatgttgTGTAACTTTATATTTCTTCTGTTCAAggccaaaagacaaaaaaacaaaaacaaaacaaaaaaaaacccccaaaagcAACAATTCAGTTCAAAGTCCATAAAATGAATAgaaatttgtgtagcagaactttgttttttcacctttttctctcccattaatcatgtGACGAACCCCTAAGATCTACCTTGTGACCCTTCGGAAGGGCCTGGCCCCTAGGTTTGGAACCTCTGGACC
Above is a genomic segment from Xiphias gladius isolate SHS-SW01 ecotype Sanya breed wild chromosome 19, ASM1685928v1, whole genome shotgun sequence containing:
- the LOC120805401 gene encoding Rieske domain-containing protein; translated protein: MSSEEETSQTSSSSSSSPPSASHFIGKKEDIVKAGRVTKLVNGSRDILVLYHQGKLHAMDMRCYHSGGALQYGDIEEFNGRLCIVCPWHKYKITLAEGEGLYQAVDDPTAKPLRTNWRSKGVKQRIHKVTEVNGDVYVVLNNSSEAIDSDAYQTEKYRTVLLKAEPKPKPKK